Below is a genomic region from Oreochromis niloticus isolate F11D_XX linkage group LG13, O_niloticus_UMD_NMBU, whole genome shotgun sequence.
ACATACTTCTTCACATTTCTTTCCACCTCCTTAGATTCTGGTCACCAATCTGGACTTTCACGATGAACAGAAGCGCCGGAACCTGAACAGCACGCTACATGAACTGCTGCGTATGAATATCGTCCCGATAATTAACACAAACGATGCTGTTGTTCCACCCCCTGTTCCCAACAGTGACCTACAGGGTGTAAATGTGGGTACACCTGTTTGTGCATGCAATGTTTCCTTTGCACCTGAGTGAGAGAGGGAAGCTTTTGAAATGTAGTAGCAACTGAAGTTGTTACTGACCTGCAcagtgttttttgctttttgtttaatGAAATATTGATTTGTGTTTCAGGTAATAAGCATCAAAGATAACGACAGCTTGGCTGCACGGCTGGCTGTTGAAATGAAAGTAGACCTACTTATTGCCCTGTCTGATGTCCAAGGTACAGATATGactatttaaataatattttctttaatttgcATTTAAGAATCACAGTAATGGCCAGTATGTTATTTCTGTGAATGTGTAgattatgtttatgtttgtatGTATAATAAATGTGAACCAGTTACCTAAAGCTATATTAAAGATgcatgaaatgaaaacaaatgaccAAATTAACCAACaatttctttgtatttgtaCAAGTGAAAATGATTTATATTGATAATTCTAatcttttgtattattattattattatgcataGTATTACAGCAACTGCCATTGATGCTTTGCTTTTATTCATTAATGAATGCCAGGTAGTCAGACATTAATAGAAGACTTTATACAAACAGGCAGGTCGCGTTTTTGTTAAATCAGAAGATATCCATATatgtgtgatttatttttttaaattttttcctCAGGCTTATACGACAGTCCGCCAGGAACAGATGATGCCAAGCTCATTGATATATTCTATCCCGGAGACCAACAATCCATCACATATGGGACTAAATCCAGAGTTGGTATCGGCGGTATGGAAGCAAAGGTCAGTGTGACAGATAATAGTTCATCTCACTATATGAAGAGGCAGAGTTGGTTCAGTAATGAAAATGTTGCATTACACTAAATCATGTTGTGTGGCTCAGGTGAAAGCAGCCCTCTGGGCACTGCAGGGTGGCACCTCAGTAATCATTGCCAATGGCACAGATCCAAAAGTCACCGGTCACGTCATCACAGACATTGTGGAAGGGAAGAAAGTTGGCACCTTTTTCTCTGAAGTGAAACCTGCAGGTACTGGGTAAAACCCCTCAGACAGAGCATTTGAATCTTTTTGTTGTGGTTCGAGGATTTATGCTTGATGTTGGTGTTATTGACACCACCAGGCCCAACTGTGGAGCAGCAGACAGAGATGGCACGACATGCAGGCAGAACTCTGGCCTCCCTGCTCCCTGAACAGGTAAAGGGGGAAAAATGTATCCTAATTAGTTGCACAAGGTCACCAAATTAAATAAGTTCCACATCGTAGTGACAGCAGTGTCAATTAATTTTGAATTGTGTTGATCACATctatgtgtttatttttccagAGAGCGGAGATCATCTGCTGTCTTGCTGAGCTCCTTatagagaagaaagaagaaattctTAATGCAAATAAGAAAGACATGGAGCTAGCAACAACATTAGGTACAGAGGCAGAGAGCTGGCACATGGATTAGCGTAATCCATACCTGAATGTAGATCTGTGACTCAGATACCATTGTAGTCTAGTTTGGTAGGAGTCATTGTGTGCAGCATAGCAGTTATTCCTGCTTGGCAACACTTTGCTCTTTATTGATTGATGGGCCAGCATTTTTATTCATACTTTACTCTTATAGGTCGTCTGTCCCAGCCTCTGATCAATCGCCTGAGTCTGTCAACTGCCAAGCTGAACAGTCTTGCCATTGGCCTGCGTCAGCTCGCTGTTTCCTCCAGGAACAGCGTTGGCCGGGTGCTGAGGAGGACTAGAGTGGCCAACAACCTAGAACTAGAACAGATCACGGTCCCCATCGGTGTCCTGCTGGTCATCTTTGAGTCTCGCCCTGATTGTCTGCCACAGGTCAGACCATCTCTAGGCAGTCTGATATACTTTTTTAGAGTCTGGTTTTATATGTGTTCAAAAAGAGTGAAATTTTACATGCTGTACTTCAGGTGTCAGCACTAGCAATTGCAAGCGGAAATGCTTTGCTCCTGAAAGGTGGCAAAGAAGCTTCCAACACCAACAAAATTCTACATCAACTCACTCAGGAAGCCCTTTCCATTCATGGTGTAGCTGATGCCATTCAACTGGTAAGACTGAAAATCATTATAGAAATATAATTTTAGTTTCCtggtagtattttatttgttgtgaTAAACTAAAAGAGTTTGTGCTGTAGGTGAGCACACGTGAGGAAGTTGAGGATCTGTGCAGACTGGACAAGATGATTGACCTGATCATTCCAAGGGGCTCGTCTCAGCTGGTCCGGGAAATCCAGAGGGCAGCCAAGGGCATTCCTGTTTTGGGCCACAGTGAGGGCATCTGTCACGTCTACATCGACAGTGATGCCAGCATTGACAAAGCTCTTGATATCGGTAGGTTTTTAATCGCATTCAGCTCCAGTCTATTGAATTTATCACTAATGCAAACTGACTGGTTTTGAATGGTTGTACAAACTGTGTTTCTTTCCAGTCAAAGACTCTAAATGTGACTACCCTGCTGCCTGCAATGCCATGGAGACTCTTCTTATTCACAGAGATTTGCTGCGTACTCCTGTGTTTGACCAGATCATTGACATGCTGAGAACAGAGCAAGTAAGAAACAGGATTATTTGGGTGTATGCTTTGAATGAGGttcagaaataggaaaaacagcaggaGAATTTAACACTTTACCACTTTATAGTAaataacatttgtttgttttttattctttaacaaACTATTGGTTATTGCGTTCTCACAGGTAAAGATTCATGCTGGTCCTCGCTTCGCATCCTATTTAACTTTTAGCCCATCCGAGGTCAAGTCTCTGAGGACAGAGTATGGGGACCTGGAATGCTGCATTGAGGTGGTTGACAGCATGCAGGAAGCTGTGGACCACATCCACAAATACGGCAGCTCCCACACTGATGTCATTGTTACAGAGAATGAAGAAACAGCCGAACAGTTTCTGCAGCAGGTGGACAGCGCCTGTGTATTCTGGAACTCCAGCTCTCGCTTTGCTGATGGCTACCGCTTTGGCCTTGGTATGTATTTACCTTCAAGTGAACCTAAGCCACCACTatgttgaaaataaaacaaggtATTTAATTTTACTATGTTTATTTTGCAGGAGCTGAGGTCGGTATCAGTACAGCACGGATACATGCCAGAGGACCTGTAGGTTTGGAGGGACTTTTGACCACCAAGTGGGTCCTTCGAGGGGAGGGACACACAGTGGCTGACTTCTCTGAGCAAGGCAGCATGAAATACCTTCATGAAAACATCCCTGTGCCCCAGGGGAGTTTCAATTAGAAACCACTGAACAACATAAAGTCACATGTTTATTTAGAGgtttgtgtctgtctgtagCGTTTCAACTCACAAGCTGCTTCACAATCCTGTTTAGGTCTGTTTTGTTGGGTGGTTGGAAGAATGGAGGCAACTTTTATCAGACAACAAATATCCTGGTTTTGTGAACCTATGAATCCATTTGAAACCCAAGAAAATTGACTGGTGGCTAAATGAGAGAAAACtgtaaaagtaaaacagaacTTAGGACTGGACAAAGCTCTTTTCACTCCAAGGCCATTTTGTAATTGCGTCAAACTAAATCATTGTTCCAGCTGTGATTTTCTAAGTTATTTTTCTACATGCAAACTCTCCCTTGGTCTTGTTTATGCAGGATCTTGTTTTGGATTTACTTTGCTGTCTTTCCTCTTTGCACAGATAATTTAATAAATATGGTGTACAGTTCTTTAATTATGACTTGTTGAATTTTATCTGTCACAAAGCTTTTGCTGAAAAATCTGCCCATTTCCCTCCCAATGaaggtctttattttttttattttttgttttagttttcctTAATCCATCCTGTTTAATTCAAGAGTGGGAAAGCAGCTGTTGGTGTATAGCCTGGTTTTAGTTAttactttatttaattaatagAACTGAGTTTTTAAATAATCTTCTTTTGATCTCTAATGTTAGGACCACAACTGGTGCCTCCCTCTCATCCTGTCCCatgcatcctcttctgtcacaccaaccctctgcatgtcttacttcactacatccatgaacctagTCTGTGGGCTTCCTCATTTCCTCTTACCTGGCTGTTGCATCTTCAGCATCTTTTGTCCAGTATGTCCACtacccctcctctgcacatgtccaaaccatcttaACCTTCTTCTCCAAACTTTGTCTCTAAACctctcaacctgagctgtcacTCTGATAGACAGGATTGTAAATCTGTATATCTTGGTCAGTGAAAATCTGAGCATTTTcatctgccacctccagcttcACCCCTTGTCTTTATGCCAATgccactgtctccaaaccataAGTTCAGAACATGTTCAGGCCTCTGAACATGCCTTCATCCTCTCCCCTGCCTCTGTCTTCTTAAATATGAAGTTATAAAGTAATTTCTACAGAATGTACTGCAGTGCATTATGTTTATTTTgatccaaaaaacaaaagctaCCGGTATTTCATTATTTGGGAGTGTTACTTGTAACACTTAAACACTTATTCAGAACTCCCACGTGTTTTACGCACAACTGATGACGTTTTGCTGTGGGCGGGGTTACATGTCGAGCAAGGCTTGCCCGGTCACCTGTCTCAGCTGTCAGCTGTGCTAGATCTTAAAGATGGCAGGAAATAAGTCTTACACTATAGTAGAATATTTTGGTGGAGAAGATGGCTACCGCTGTGGTTACTGTAAAAACCAAACGGGAAACTTCTCTCGTGGTAAGTTGGGGAtgaagtgtgtgtatgtgtgtctgtctgtgtggagGATAGCCGGGGATCTCTCAACTGGTTTGTGCTAATGACCTAGCTCCGTCTACTTTCTGGCAtaatagccggctagctgtttTTAGCACTGCACCTATCCCTAATGTCAGTGTATTTGAGTATGTTACATAGACTGTACGCACACTGCGAGTGTAAATATTATTTAGCGTTAGCCTAACATCATTTAGATAGGTTTAAGGTTATTGACCTAGCTCAGTTTTTAGCCGTTAGCTTCTAGCCTAGCTTTTGCTTTCTGGGAAACGGAAGAAGGCTTGTAGAATAAAATCAGTTAAGGTTATTGTTGAATGGTTTTTCTGTAGGACAACAATGTTTAACTTGGGTGTAACAATGCAATTGTAGCATGTTAGCAGTAGATTTGCAGTAGCACCAAGCTAAGTAGTCTCTTAAACAGCAGGACGGAGAAGCAAGGCTGCTGCTCTTAGAAAGtgcagctttctttttttttgttgttcgtGATGTGACGCTGGGTTTAAAGAGTTTAGGAAATCCAGGATATTGTATATTTTAGGTGGTTTAAAAGTCGTATAATATACAATAAGTGACAGCGAACGGCGCATGTGTTATAGTACTTTCTCACACTTTGTTTTGGTGTAACAGGTAATGTAGATGGTGATTGGCATTACTTTTTCTTGCTAACTCTGTTCTCTAGCTGGGAGTGACAGAGGGATAACAGTGTACTAGTTGAAGAGCCTAATCATAAATGTTGACATGTGGCTATATTTTGGAATATTTAGTAAAAATGAGCCTCGATGATGATGAttcattttactctttttttaaaagatctgAGTttcacataaaaatgaaaactgtgTGAGAAGGTAAGAAGACACACTGGTGTCACTGAGTTGATCTGAGCAGGGCTGAGACAGGTTGACTATAATTAGGGAGGTCCCAGTGTAGTCAATGAGCAACTGGGCACATCGCCTGCAGACAAGAGCTGATGTCTAATCTAAGATAAGAGTGTTAATCTGGTCCTGTTACATCATATGGATAGGACAGCTTGCAGTGAAGAACGGAGACTTGTGTAATTCTTGTAACTATGTAACAGTGTTACAAGGTTGGAAGTGGATGCAGGTTACGCGTTATCTCATGTTATATTCTCACTGGCATTATTTTCCTGGAAAGATGTGAAACATCTTATGCTGTAGATGCATGGATTATGTGATATAGTAGCAGTGCGTCTGTACTGTAGACTTTTCTGAACAGGTGCTTCATACGATGTTTTCCCTTGGTGTGATTGGTGCAGTGATATTATCAACAATGTTGTCAGATACAAATCAAGCACAACTCCTCACAACAAGAGCACAACATCTGCTCTCATCTGTGTTATTGTGTCTGTCATGCCTGAGTGAAGGCTGAAGAAGGGATCTGGTGTGAATGGTGAAAACACACTCCAGGTGTGCCGTGAGCCACTGTACTCTTATCCCGCCTGCACATGGAATCCATTCTTTGTATTTTAGATTTATGATTCCTGCCTAACAAATTAGCAGGGCTTTTTGATGACATGTATTATGTTCAAATAAAAGGAGTTAATTAATCAGCCTAATTTAAAGCCTTTTAAGTTCATTTTATATGCTATTATTGGTTTTAATGCACATGTATATGAGAATGGGACATTTCTGCAATTTCAGAGGGCGTGATCATTTTGCAGTCATTGGCTAGAAATATCTAAATGTGTAGGCCCTAAACCTTTTGTATTTAAACATAACTTCTCTGGGGTTTTAAATAGAGTGAATTTCAGTGCTCTTTATTTTACCACTGACAGATAAGGTAACTGAAGATCTATGTAACAGGGGGGACAATGATTTGAATAATGCaacataagaaaaaacaaagaatttgacatactgtttacatgtttatttattcagttgtaTAGACATATAGTctagaaagttttcacaggagcttcATGCAgacctgtgaaaaactaagggCACGTCATGATTCACTTGTAGAATCATCATATTGTAGCAGTAGTAACTTCAAGGAATCATTTTCCATAagaaaaattatataatttcttctcatttttttccacattgttTTGGAGGAATTCTTCTTTGcaacatgtctgtgaaggttctcagtcgtccaggtcatcgtagtctaaggagcttggaaagaaaagcgtctggacttctttaagttgcttgaagacgtttcagtccagttttgagatcccttcccagacgccttaacgcccactcacatctgacctcaggaaatcacacgatagggtggggctaggtt
It encodes:
- the LOC100697766 gene encoding delta-1-pyrroline-5-carboxylate synthase, producing MFARLASCSPLPFRTRQSNVCPVYIRAFSQAKFSLPRPHGKSFAHRSELKQAKRIVVKLGSAVVTRGDECGLALGRLASIVEQVAMLQNQGREMMIVTSGAVAFGKQRLRHEILLSQSVRQALHSGQNQLKDMSVPVLEARACAAAGQSGLMALYEAMFTQYSICTAQILVTNLDFHDEQKRRNLNSTLHELLRMNIVPIINTNDAVVPPPVPNSDLQGVNVISIKDNDSLAARLAVEMKVDLLIALSDVQGLYDSPPGTDDAKLIDIFYPGDQQSITYGTKSRVGIGGMEAKVKAALWALQGGTSVIIANGTDPKVTGHVITDIVEGKKVGTFFSEVKPAGPTVEQQTEMARHAGRTLASLLPEQRAEIICCLAELLIEKKEEILNANKKDMELATTLGRLSQPLINRLSLSTAKLNSLAIGLRQLAVSSRNSVGRVLRRTRVANNLELEQITVPIGVLLVIFESRPDCLPQVSALAIASGNALLLKGGKEASNTNKILHQLTQEALSIHGVADAIQLVSTREEVEDLCRLDKMIDLIIPRGSSQLVREIQRAAKGIPVLGHSEGICHVYIDSDASIDKALDIVKDSKCDYPAACNAMETLLIHRDLLRTPVFDQIIDMLRTEQVKIHAGPRFASYLTFSPSEVKSLRTEYGDLECCIEVVDSMQEAVDHIHKYGSSHTDVIVTENEETAEQFLQQVDSACVFWNSSSRFADGYRFGLGAEVGISTARIHARGPVGLEGLLTTKWVLRGEGHTVADFSEQGSMKYLHENIPVPQGSFN